The following are encoded together in the Microtus pennsylvanicus isolate mMicPen1 chromosome 8, mMicPen1.hap1, whole genome shotgun sequence genome:
- the Mlf2 gene encoding myeloid leukemia factor 2, producing the protein MFRFMRDVEPDDPMFLMDPFAIHRQHMSRMLSGGFGYSPFLSITDGNMPATRPASRRMQAGAVSPFGMLGMSGGFMDMFGMMNDMIGNMEHMAAGGNCQTFSSSTVISYSNTGDGAPKVYQETSEMRSAPGGIRETRRTVRDSDSGLEQMSIGHHIRDRAHILQRSRNHRTGDQEERQDYINLDESEAAAFDDEWRRETSRFRQQRPLEFRRHEASAGGGRRGEGPPRLAIQGPEDSPSRQSRRYDW; encoded by the exons ATGTTCCGCTTCATGAGGGACGTGGAGCCTGACGATCCCATGTTCCTGAT GGACCCCTTCGCCATTCACCGCCAGCACATGAGCCGCATGTTGTCAGGTGGCTTTGGCTATAGCCCCTTTCTTAGCATCACAGATGGTAACATGCCAGCAACCAGGCCCGCCAGCCGCAGGATGCAG GCTGGGGCTGTCTCTCCCTTTGGGATGTTGGGAATG TCTGGTGGCTTCATGGACATGTTTGGGATGATGAACGACATGATTGGGAACATG GAACACATGGCCGCGGGAGGCAACTGCCagaccttttcttcctccaccgTCATCTCCTACTCCAACACTGGGGACGGAGCCCCTAAAGTTTACCAGGAGACATCTGAGATGCGCTCTGCCCCAGGCGGG ATCCGGGAGACAAGGAGGACTGTCCGGGACTCAGACAGTGGTCTGGAGCAGATGTCCATCGGCCATCACATTCGGGACAGGGCTCACATCCTCCAGCGCTCCCGAAATCACCGCACAGGGGACCAGGAAGAACGGCAGGACTACATCAACCTGGACGAAA GTGAGGCCGCGGCCTTTGATGATGAATGGCGAAGGGAGACGTCCCGATTCAGACAGCAGCGTCCTCTGGAGTTTCGACGGCATGAGGCATCTGCGGGTGGAGGACGAAGGGGCGAGGGGCCTCCCCGCCTGGCTATCCAGGGACCCGAGGACTCCCCCTCCCGACAGTCCCGCCGCTATGACTGGTGA